Below is a window of Fervidobacterium pennivorans DSM 9078 DNA.
TTGCCATATTGCATTTCGCTCCTTTTGATATCTAGACTTGTGTAGACAGGAACTCAAAAAGATTATACCACCAAATAACAAAAAGATATTGCCTAACTCATTCAAGCTTTATCCTTTTCAAAAAGTTGTATTCGTTCATTGCCTCTTCGAACATTCCAGCCTCTTCGTAAAGTTGGGCAAGAGTAAGCCTTTTATCTTCATTTAATGGATCCTTATCAACAATCTTTCTGTAGGTCAGTGCAGCAAGCTTTTTTAAGCCCAAGACGTGGAATATTTTGTATCTTACAAATGGTATTGAAAAAAGAATTATTGTAGTCATTACTACGAGAACAATAGTTACAAAGACGAAATTATCAGCAAAACGAGCAAGGCGAGAGGAAAATTCCATAAACGAGTGCCAGAATTTGTACCAAGTTTTGCTAGTTTTGTTTAATATTTTTTCAAACCGTGCGTCCGAGTATCTGTAAGTTTTGAAGTCTTTATATAGTTCTAGGATACGATTTCTTGTTTCCTTCTCGGCATTTGAATATCGTTGGTACAATTCTTCAAATATGGCGTTGACAAACACATCCTTCTTCTCCAGACGTTTCAGAACAGTGTCTAAAAAATGTTTCTTTGCCTTATCGTCCTGTGATATTACATTAAGAACACTTTCAACGTAGTCTTTTACATCGATGGTAAGAATGTTTGTAAGTAATAGAACGTCAAGGTTATGGGAAACATTATTATTTAAGTATTCTGCTAGGGTTTCTTCTCTGAAGATCTCCAAGATGTAGTACTTCAAAGTCGTCTTTATAGAATTTGTCTTTAAGAATTTTATAAGGCCTTCGATGTCTTCTTTAACTGCAAAATCCAGCTCTTTCAATTTTCTTTTAGCGTTTATAATCCTTCCAACTTGTTCTATTTTTTTACTTTCAGAAGCGGATACGTTCGGACTGAGTTGGGAAATGTATGAAAGATACATATCCCAGGCAAAATCTGGGTCGGACTTTGATTTTTCCAATATTTCATCAAGCGTAAGTCCAAAAACTATTACGGGATGAAAGAGAGTTGTTAAAAATGCTAACGTGAGTGTTGTAAGCGTAGTGCATAACAAGAGCTTCCAGAAATTTTTGAAGAATATCTTCTGGTTAGTTTTTCTCTTTTTTGCCTTTTTCAAAAGCTTCTTTTGTAAGCCCAAACGGTTCGTGTTCATCGTTTGCCTCCGGCTCAACATGGATGACAACATCGTAAATCTCCTTCGTCTCACAAAGGTGTTTCTTAATGCATTTAGTGATTTCGTGTGCATCCCTGACGTTCATTTCACCACTTACCTCGATATCCATATCTATATCAAACTTTCCACCAACTTTTCTTACCCGCACCTTATGCGGATTCAGAGCTCCACACTTTTGGCATGCTTCAAAGACTTTTTCATATATCCACATTTCTTCATCCTTTAGACCGTCCATCAAGTCATGCGTGTTCTCTTCAAAGACTTCCCACGCTACCTTTATTATTATACCAGACATAACGATTCCTACCAAAGGGTCCATCCAAGCCAAACCTATTTTGTTAAGTGCGACTCCGATGAAGACTAAACTTGACATCATAATATCGTTTCTCATGTTCTTGGCTTCTGCAACCATTGAATTACTTTTATACCTTTTCCCAGTAGTGTATTCAATTATGAACAGGAACGTTTTTCCACCAACTGAAAGTATCGCTGCAAACAATGGCCAAAAGCCAACCAAGACCTCGTATTGCCCGGTTATCAACCTCTTTGTGCTCTCAACAAGCAAACTCACACCTGCATAAAAAATAACAAAAGATATTATCTTTGCACCAATGTTTTCTGCTTTGTGATGACCATATGGATGTTCCTTATCCGGGGGCCTTCTGGAGATTAACGTTGCGACTAGCATTGTTGAAGACGTTAAAATATCCGTTGAAGTGTCTATACCATCGGCCAAGACTGCCATACTTTTAAAGACAAGTCCAACGGTGACTTTTACCGAAGCCAGTAATATGTTTGTAAAAACCGCAATTAGTGCAACTTTCCTAATAGTTTTATCTGCGTTGATATCGTTCACAAAAGTCACTCCTTTCCTAAGAACTAAGGCGCAACCTACAAAAAATCAAGGGGCTTTACGCCCCTTGATTTTGAGAATCATTATCAATTATTTTCCAAGAGCTGTCTTTGCAATCTTTACGTATTCCTTGAAGCTTTCTGGATCGTTTACCGCAAGTTCTGCAAGCATCTTTCTGTTGATTGACACGTTCGCGAGTTTGAGTCCGTGGATTAATTCGTTGTATTTGAGCCCTTCGTTTCTTGCAGCAATGTTTATTCTTGTAATCCAGAGCTTTCTGAAGTTGCTTTTCTTGTTCTTTCTTCCATCAAACGCAAACTTTAGTGCTCTGTAGTAGGATTGTTTAGCAAGTGTATATCTTCTGCTGAGTGCACCTCTGAAACCTTTAACAAACTTCAGAAATTTTTTCTTTTTCTTCTTTGCGTTCACAGCATTTTTAACGCGCATATCTATTCCTCCTTATTCGGATTTAATTTGTCATTTGTTTACTTTTTACCAAGGAGTCTGAGAATTCTTGGTTTATCAGCTTGGGAAACAACGTCTTCAAGTCTAAGGGCACGTAATGTTGACCTTCTCTTCTTTCCGGTTTTGTGCCATGCGTTGGCATGCCTGCGCATGATTTTCCCGTTCTTTGTAACCTTGAATCTCTTGGCCGCAGTCTTGCTAACCTTCATCTTTTTCTTGGCCATTGTTTTTCCCTCCTGCTTAAGTATTTTTTATTTATTATAAGCCATTACAGATTCTTTGGCTTAAGCATCATCCACATGTCTCTTCCTTCAACCTTTGCTTCCTTTTCTACTGTCCCGATATCAGAAACGTCTTTTGCAATCCTATCAAGTATTTCTTTACCCTTATCTATGAACGCCATTTCTCTTCCACGGAACATTACAGTGACTTTGACTTTGTTTCCATCTTCCAAGAACCTTCTAATATGTTTGAGCTTGGTTTGATAATCATGCTCGTTAATAGCGGGTCTGAATTTCATTTCCTTGATTTCAATAATCTTCTGATTTTTCTTTGCTTTCTGCTCTCTTTTGGCAAGTTCGTATTTGTATTTGCCATAGTCCAATATTCTCGCAACTGGTGGCTGTGCATTTGGGGCAACAAGAATTAAATCCAACCCCTTTGACCTTGCAAGGTCAATAGCTGCACTTTTTGACATGATACCAACGACTTTCCCTTCTTCATCGACCACACGTAATTCACCAAATGGAATCTCCTCGTTTTTAATGATTTTTTCTTTTTCGTTCTTAATAGTTTTCCCCTCCTATTATAAAAAATTAATGCGGGCTTGCGCCCGCTATTAAGTTACGTTTGAAATAATCACTTAAATAAACCCTTACACTATTTTCGCTTCATCGTTCTTACACTTTCCTTACCCAATAGGCTTTTCACCATTGGGTGGGAAGCCGGGCGCTTCCTCTTTACCAATAAATATTCGTTTTTCAGAAAATCTGGTGGGCCGCGTGGGACTCGAACCCACGGCCACCTGATTAAGAGTCAGGTGCTCTACCTACTGAGCTAGCGGCCCAATCATGGTGCCCCCAGGAGGAATCGAACCTCCATTTGCGGATTAGGAATCCGCCGTTCTATCCTTTGAACTATGGGGGCTTCCGTTCTGGCAGCCCCACGGGGAATCGAACCCCGACCCTCGGACTGAGAATCCGATGGACTAGCCGTTATCCTATGGGGCCATCTCTTCAAAAATAAGCTTTCCAATTTTGCTGACCGTGTTATATATTAACATATAAGACTGAATTGTCAAGAGCCAAAGTTTGAAAATCTTCGATCAAAATTAGTTATACCAGAATTTTATCTTGTTTGTTTTTCAACATGTCTTTTTTGAATTCTGAAACTTAACAGGGCTACAAATAGGTTAAATCGGTAGTATAATATAAACATGGTTTTGCACCTGCAATTTTCAGATAGGAAGTGGGTGACTTGTAAAAAATGCAATCAGCTTCAACGAAAGACTTATGGATTATTCTTGCATCTTTTATAATAAGCGCATTGACGATACCTATCTTTGGACGGTTAGCCTACAGATATGGTATTGTTGATAAACCTGATGGAGAGCTCAAGCCTCACGAAAGAATAACACCATACCTAGGTGGCTTGAGTATTTATCTTGGAGTACTTTTCGTTACACCTTTCGAGTTTGTGACAAAAATTGCTCTGACTGTTCTTGTCCTTTTAGGACTCTACGATGATGCCAAAAACTCAGATCCGAATGTTAGACTAATAACCGAATTTGTGATCGCCTCTGTTCTTGTTTACAAATATGTGGGACTCTCTCTTCTTTTTCCACTTTACGCTGTTTTAATTGTTGCTTTGGTAAATGCCGTTAATATGATGGATGGATTGGATGGTGTTTGTGCAAGTGTTTCTGCAATTTCCGCAATAGGTTTATTTATTGTTGCAACGTCACGATACGACAAAGTCTTGTTACTTTCTCTGGTTGGTGCCTTATTTGGTTATTTACTCTACAATTTTCCCCCAGCAAGAATATTCATGGGCGATGCTGGAAGTTATTTAATTGGTGGTGTTCTTTCAGTAGGCCTACTCTCATCTATCCGAAATGGGTCTTCCAATCTGCCATATGTGGTGTCAGCTTTTATTTTTCTTTCCCTCTTCTTTTTTGACCTCGGAGCAGGTGTTTTGAGAAGAGTATTGAACGGACGCTCTCCGTTCAGTGGTGATAGAGGACATTTCTATGATAAAATCCAGTCGAAGACCGAGAACAAAAGGTATACACTTTTCGTAGTTGTATTTATACAATTTGCGCTTTTTACGATTGGTATGATAGCAAAGCAGAATGCGATGTTATCTTTGCTTGCTGTATTAATGTTGCTCGTCATGTACTACTTCATATCAAAATGGCTGAAAATACTAAAATATTAGCAAGTAATTTTTAATACAGGGGAGGAGGATGGAAGTGCTTTCGTTTTTTGAAGAACTTGTTTTGTACGTCACTATACCGCTTGTTGCACTCTTTGCTCACAGAGAGTATACTTACGAGTTCAGCACACCAAAGTACGCGATTTTAACAGTCGCCACGTTGTTGATAGGAGTGTATTTACTGTTTAGACTGGTTCAAACAAAGAGGGTTAAATTTTTTGCATCCAGAGTCCATTTTATTTGGTTGGCATTTTCGATAGTTGCGTTAATTTCAACAATTAACACCTGGAGGGATAATCCATACTTTTTTAGACAAGCATTTGACATAGGACTTTACTTATTCTTAAATATGCTCTTATCTTTTTATTTCTCAACCATTCTTGATGACAAACAGAAAATTGCGAGATTTCTTTTTGTTTTCGTGTTGACAGGGTTGTTTATTGCTATCAACGCTATCCTAAACTTCTATATGGGATACGACATAATGCTTGGGCAAGTTGGAGAGCCTTTTCAGAGGGCGAGTATAAAAGCAAATGTAGGAAATGTCATATTCGTTTCAAACTATCTGAACATGCTTTTACCCATTGCACTTTACTTTGTCATCAGTCTCGACCTTGGTGTTATGAACGTGCGAAAATTCTCTGGTATTCTGTTTATGAAATTACTATCGTTACTTTCCGCAATACTCTACTTGGATGTTATCATCTTTTCTCAGACTAGGTCCGAGTATTTAGCGCTTGTTTTAGAAGTAATATTACTTATTCTTGCATACTTTTTCTTTATCAGGAAGCGAGAAGACAAAGCTGAAGCAGAACTTCGGAAAAGTGCACCCAGTTTACTTAGGAAACTAAAATCTTTACGCAGGATTTCGATAGCAATATTCATACTTATGTCTATTATCTTGATTGTTCTTTACAACGTTCCTTCTCCATTCAACAACTTCGGAGCTTTCACAATGACTGATAGGTTTAGTGCGATGGCTTCAGTCTCAAGTAGAGACGAGAGATACTTGTCTTGGTTTTCGACAATTTACATCTGGAAGAATCACAAACTTCTTGGTCAAGGGATAGGAACTTATCAGTTGTACGGTCTTTACGGAATCGGAGATTTGACCGCCGACAAGCCCATATACAGCTACGGTTGGAACAACTTCAAAAGGGCACACAACGACTACTTCCAAGTGCTTAGCGAGACAGGAATAATTGGGCTGGCTTTGATTGTTGTGATGCTTATCTTACTTGTTATCTATGTAGTAAAGAATATTCAAAAGCTACAGGAACGTGATGATACGACACTGTTCTCCATGCTTGTGCTGAGCGGAATAGTGTTTGCGTTCCAAAGCTTTTTTAGTTTCCCGGGACATTTGCTACCGAACGCATTGATGGCAACATTTGTTCTGAGCGCAGGCTTGGGTAAGTATTTTAATAAAGTAGACGGAAAGGAATACGAAATAAAAGGTGCCAAAGCGGTTGTTCTCGGACTTGTTCTTATTTCTTCTGTTGCAGGCTCTACCTATCTGAGATGGAATCATTTCATTTCAGAAGTGTACTTCAGAAAAGGTAATGTGGCATTCCAAACGTTGGCAGAATTGAGAAATCAACTGAGTCAGATAGACAATTATCTAAATCAACTTGACCAAATAGAATCTGACCTTAACAACTTCTCCGGTCAATTCCAGATTTACTCTCCTGAAAATTGGCACAAGTATAAACAATCTCAGGCAGGCAAGTTAGGAGGTTTGTACAACAAAGCGCAGGCGGAAAGTGAACGTCTGCAGAATATTCAAAACATAAGAAACCAGATAGAACAAAATCGAAGGGTGTTAACTGCTCAGAAAGAAGCAATACCGCAGGAACTCACAAAATACTATGAACAAGCGAAAGCATACTTTTTAAAGAGTGTAAGGCTTAACCACACCTATGGAAAGTCGTATTTCTACCTCGCAGCGCTTGCTTCTGACCCAATAAGAATCAGTATGCTGAAAGAAGCTCTAAAAAAAGACCCAGAAGCTGTTCTGAGCCAAAACTATGACGAATTTCAGAATATACTTCCTAATAAGTTTAAGTATGCTTACTTCAAAGATTTGGCGGTTTACATAAAAAATAATCCGTCGTTTATCGACAAAATCGATATGGCAACAGCGCAAGCAATCGTTGATTCGGCTTGTTTATACGAATACTCATTACTTACATTCACCGAAAGAAATACTTTCAAAACACTAGCTGTTAGGTACAATTCCCTACACCTAATTGCAAGGACACTTACCGACAATATTGAAAATGAGGAGCTTAATAAAAAGACACTGGCACTCGAATCACTCTTCTTCAACAAGTTCGATACTTGGGTTAGGAAGATACTTTACATAATGCCTGGAGGATGGAACAGATTCCCAGATTGGAAGAACCTTGATATTGAGCTTGCAACAACAGGTGGGCAAGATATCTATAGGTATTTTGCCGGTTTGACAGTTCAAGCGCTAGACCCAATCAACCTAGAATCCCGTAACCTGCTCGTTGACTTAGCAAAATTGGAAGCAAAAACATGTAAATACATGGAAGCAAAAGGTGTCTGGGGTGTCCCTGATGGAGTGCTTGATTATCTACATGCTCTTGCAAGAGAATATCAAACAGTTTCGGAGTATCAAGAGAGCGTGGTTACATATTCACAACTGCTTGAATGGTACAAAGAAAGTTATGACCTCGTTTCAAAGAAAGTTAACGACAGAGATTACTGGGAGAAGAACTTCGATACATTCGTTGAGGATATGAAGAAGCGTTTGGATACAGTTTTGGAAAAGGATGAAAAAGGTTATGTCTCAAATAGTCTAACTCCAATGTTTGAGGACAGGTTGAGAAGGTTATATAATACAATGATGAACACCGATTTCAAAAAAATTGAAAAAGAGTATATTGAAGAGCTTGTCAAATATCCTCCGACATTTTGGATGAGGATAGGCAAGTCAGGTGTTTGGAAAACAAATGCTTATAATTCTATGAAAGATTTTGAAAATCAAATTCAAGCATTGAATTTCTCCGATAATGCGAAAAAAGAGCTTACATCAATACTAACAGCAGTTATTGACTCGAACTTGATGAAGCTTTATGAAAGGTATGCCAGGTTCAAGGCTCATTACGAGTTAATAAAGGAAGAATTCTTGAGAACTGCAGAGAACTTGATAAGTTTATACCAACAAATTACCGAAGAAGAAATACTAAAAGATTGGAAAGAACCGTTGTTTGCTATGCCGGAGTTTGATAATAAGACGAAAGTTCTCGAATTCTTAGAGAAACTTGTGGCAGAATATAAGTAAGCTGAGGATGATTTAAAAAGCAGGGGATATCCCCTGCTTTTGTTTTATTTTTGCACTTTTCTTTGACTAAATAGCCACTCAATCATTTCTGTATCTTTGTAAGCAGGAATCCAAGACGCATGTGGAAAACTTCCGATGCTTTCCATGTAGCCTTTTGGGTACTCTGTGTATCGCACAGGAGCGTTTAACTTCTTCAGAGCCTCAACTAAGTCGCGAGAAAACTTTACAGGAACAACGTCATCGTCTTCGGCATGGAAGAACCATATAGGGATGTGAGAGATTTTTTGGACTTTCGCAACATTACCACCACCACAGACAACAACTGCAGCTGCAAATCTTTCTGGGCAAAGTGTTAACAATCCAACGGTACCAAAACCTCCCATCGATAGCCCCGTTATGTACATCCTGTCTTCGTCAGTGGGATACTCATCTACAATTTGATTGATTAACAGAAGGACCGTTGAAAGTAGAGAGTTCGGTTCAAGCTCGTCACTAGTTCTAAATGAAGTTCCCCAGTACCCGTTTTCTGGACACTGAGGGGCTAGTACAAAACAAGGGTGTTTTTCCTGCACTTTTGGACTAGCCCATACGGTAGCACCTTCGTTTGCGGTAATTTGCTTTTCGTTATCTCTTCCACGCTCACCGGAGCCATGGAGAAAAACAACCAGTGAATATTTCTCACCTGGGTTTTGGCTTTCAGGGATGAAGAGTCTGTAAGGCATTTCGATAAACTCGTCCTTGTAAACAAATGGTTTGAATTTTTCAAGATAGTTGATTTTATCTGACATTTTTCACACACCTCCCATTTTTGCTTTGTGAATATTATACATAAAATTTTGTGAAAACGAAAGGGAAGCGATATAATAATTATAACTCAAATCAATAGGGGGAATTTGAATGATAACTACCCTGCACAGTTACCTCTTCATAGGTGCGCATCCGGATGATATTGAGATATGGGCAGGTGGGTTGATTTTAAGAATACTTCGCGAGAATCCGACAGCTCAAGTTCACTGTGTTGTGCTGACAGATGGTTCAGCGGGGTATGCGACTGCCCAAGAACGATACGAAGAGGCTATGAATGCTGCAAAGATGATGAAGGTTAGCTCGTACGAGTTTTTGAACCTGAAAGATGGTAGTTTGCACTTTAACAACGAGCTTCCGAACATAATCGCTAACCTTATAAGAAAATACAAACCTGATTTGTTAATCACACATCCACGAAAAGACAGACACCCTGATCATGCCGCGGCTGGCACAGCAACCGATAAGGCGCTGTTTCTTGCTATGGTGGTTCCCGAATTCTTAGATTATGAACCACACTTATGCAAGAATGTACTTCGATTTATGTCGGACCCTTTCAATAGTCCAAAGTCGAAATTGTATGTTGACATCTCAGAAGTCTATGAGCAGAAAAAATCAGTTATTTCAAATTTTAAAACACAACTTGGAGTCTTGGAACCATATCTGCAACTTAACGAGTTGTACGGACGTCTTATAAATTGTGCAGCAGCTGAAATCTTCGAACCCGAAGTGTTAGTGTTCTAAAAAACATCGAAAAGGAGGTTTTAATTTGAAATCGGGATTGTGGGTTAAGTTGTTGGCGGTCGGAACAGGAGGTTTTTTAGGTTCGGTTCTTAGATATCTGATTTCCCTGTGGCTTAACAAAAGATATCCAACCTCTTTGATACCTTACGGCACTCTTGCTGTAAACATCTCAGGGAGTTTTTTCTTGGTTTAATTATGCAGGTGGCATTTTACATTCCAATGAATGAGTCCGTCAGGTTGTTCTTCACAACTGGCATTATGGGAGGATTAACTACGTTTTCAACTTTAACATACGAGACAATGGCACTTGTATACAATCAAAGCTATTTTGGGGCTACCTTGAATATCCTTCTTAATCTGTCCATAGGTCTTTTGAGTGCTTTGGGTGGAAAAGAATTAGTTGACGTTATTTACGCAAGGTTGTGATTAATATCTCCACAAATATGATTATATCATTTAGGGGTGTGTATATGGAGAAAATAATTGGCACGTTCGTACGCATTTACGTTAAAGAGAATCAAAGATGCGAAGCATTCGGAAAGAAGCCACTTAACAAGGTAATTGCTGAAATGGCTCTGAAGATGGATATCACAGATTTTGTGGAATACAAAGTTTTTGAGGGATATATATTCGACAAAAAACTACACACATTGGCTAGAGAAGTTATCGACCATGAACTTCCGATAATCATAGAATTTTTCACGACTGATGAAAAAGCACAGAAGTTTTTAGAGGAAATGGCACCTTATTTAAAAAACACAGTTGTGCTCGTATTTAGGGATACCGAGGGATATTTTTTCAGATAGTTTTTCGAAAATACGAGTTTCATAGCATTGGCTGATGTGGTTAGTTGAGGGGGGTAGAATGTATGGATATGGTTCCCAAGCTGTTTATAAGGACTATTTTGGTAATATTATTGATGAGCTGTTTCAATATGGTATTTCCAGAAAAGCCTGTTATAGATGTGTCAGTGAACGTAATTGGAAACGAGAGTATTGAAAAAATAACAAAAAGTGTTTTCTTATCTGAACTTTTGGACACAAACAAGTTTACAGTGACCCTTAGGGACAATATAATGCAACTTTTCTCGGAGATGAGCCTACAAGATCTGTTATCTACACAGAACGTGATTCTTTCCAAAAAAGAATACCCAAAAGGTTCACTGAATGTCTTAATTTATCTAAATAATTTAAGTGTGAGAAAAGAATCTGTTGAATACGTTAGAAACAACATCTCAGGTGAGTATATATACGCAAATGGTAAGTACATTCGCGTCATTCAAGGAGCACGATTTAAATTCGATGGGAAAAATTATATCCAAGATGACAATGGCATGTATGTAAGAGGAAACGACGGGAAATATTACATTGCGTTAGATTTTTATTCAAAAGTTCCACACGAGAATACTTACTACGTCCTTGAATGTAATATTTCTTACGTGCTAAGTTTGGAAGGAAGTGATGTTAAGAAAGATGCATTCGCTGTAAGTGTGGATGTGCCTTTAGTTTTGCACAAATATGATCCGTATAACAACAGACTTTTAAGAACTGAATATCCAGCTTCGGAAATTCTGAACCAGTTTGCTAAGAACGTAAGCTTTGAATTGGCAAATAGACTTCTGGGGTTGAGGAAACTGTATGGTTTTGTTGATAGTGTGAAGTTCCCACGAGCGTTGATTGATATTGGTTCGATTGATGGTGTAAAACCTGGGTTTTACTTTGGAGTCTACGATGGAGACAATTACATTGCGGAATTGAAAGTTGTTCGAACAGCTGGAGATTACAGTGAGTGCGAAGTAACATACATCAAAAGTGGAGCAAAAATAAAAGAAGGGTTTTTCGTTGCGGAAAAGAAACCAGACTTTGTTTTTCCATTAGGTATAAGCATTCTATACCTATATCATCCTGAAAGTTTTGGAAGCATTGAATTTGAACTTTCAGTAAAGACGTTGAACATACATAGAGAAGAAATCTCTGCGTTGGCTTTTGGGTTTGGTTACGATTTATCTAATTCTGAGATTGGGAGTTTCAGAGTAAGCTATTTCCAACGTATACCTTCCTTGCCTGTTTACGCACTTGCAACTCTAAAGATATTCGACAACACCTCTGGTGAGACAATCTCAGCAATTCCTATGGTGGGATTCGATATCAAATTTGGTATTTTCGCACTAAGAGCGCTTACTACCATCGATTTTTCTACTCTTGAATTAGGTGGTGGTGTTTCATGGTAAGAAGACATCCAGTTCTATGTTTGATTTTTTGTTCGGTGATGATACTTCTTTCATCCTTTTCCTTTGCGCAGAGTAAGAACGTAAAAATAAAAATAGTCTTCGATAAGAGTGTAAAACCTTTCTATGAGAATATCGATCTCAATGTTTCTTTAATGACTACCTTTGCGGACATAAAAGAGAACACTGCAAGAATTGTTCATGTGTTAGGTATATCAAAAGAGTCTACAACAAGAAAAGTAAACGAGTTTGTGCGCGATGAAAAGGGGGATTATGTCAATTTTAAAGGAAATTATTACAAGATAGCAGACAAAAGAAGATATACTTACGATGAAAAGCAAAAAAGATATGTAGTTGATAAGTACGGCAGATACGTTTACCTTCAAGAATACGCTTGGGCAAGGAAACAGGAAGATAAATACATTATTAGCGATTTTTATT
It encodes the following:
- a CDS encoding tetratricopeptide repeat protein, producing MNTNRLGLQKKLLKKAKKRKTNQKIFFKNFWKLLLCTTLTTLTLAFLTTLFHPVIVFGLTLDEILEKSKSDPDFAWDMYLSYISQLSPNVSASESKKIEQVGRIINAKRKLKELDFAVKEDIEGLIKFLKTNSIKTTLKYYILEIFREETLAEYLNNNVSHNLDVLLLTNILTIDVKDYVESVLNVISQDDKAKKHFLDTVLKRLEKKDVFVNAIFEELYQRYSNAEKETRNRILELYKDFKTYRYSDARFEKILNKTSKTWYKFWHSFMEFSSRLARFADNFVFVTIVLVVMTTIILFSIPFVRYKIFHVLGLKKLAALTYRKIVDKDPLNEDKRLTLAQLYEEAGMFEEAMNEYNFLKRIKLE
- a CDS encoding cation diffusion facilitator family transporter, coding for MNDINADKTIRKVALIAVFTNILLASVKVTVGLVFKSMAVLADGIDTSTDILTSSTMLVATLISRRPPDKEHPYGHHKAENIGAKIISFVIFYAGVSLLVESTKRLITGQYEVLVGFWPLFAAILSVGGKTFLFIIEYTTGKRYKSNSMVAEAKNMRNDIMMSSLVFIGVALNKIGLAWMDPLVGIVMSGIIIKVAWEVFEENTHDLMDGLKDEEMWIYEKVFEACQKCGALNPHKVRVRKVGGKFDIDMDIEVSGEMNVRDAHEITKCIKKHLCETKEIYDVVIHVEPEANDEHEPFGLTKEAFEKGKKEKN
- the rplT gene encoding 50S ribosomal protein L20 gives rise to the protein MRVKNAVNAKKKKKKFLKFVKGFRGALSRRYTLAKQSYYRALKFAFDGRKNKKSNFRKLWITRINIAARNEGLKYNELIHGLKLANVSINRKMLAELAVNDPESFKEYVKIAKTALGK
- the rpmI gene encoding 50S ribosomal protein L35 → MAKKKMKVSKTAAKRFKVTKNGKIMRRHANAWHKTGKKRRSTLRALRLEDVVSQADKPRILRLLGKK
- the infC gene encoding translation initiation factor IF-3, which produces MKNEKEKIIKNEEIPFGELRVVDEEGKVVGIMSKSAAIDLARSKGLDLILVAPNAQPPVARILDYGKYKYELAKREQKAKKNQKIIEIKEMKFRPAINEHDYQTKLKHIRRFLEDGNKVKVTVMFRGREMAFIDKGKEILDRIAKDVSDIGTVEKEAKVEGRDMWMMLKPKNL
- a CDS encoding glycosyltransferase family 4 protein yields the protein MQSASTKDLWIILASFIISALTIPIFGRLAYRYGIVDKPDGELKPHERITPYLGGLSIYLGVLFVTPFEFVTKIALTVLVLLGLYDDAKNSDPNVRLITEFVIASVLVYKYVGLSLLFPLYAVLIVALVNAVNMMDGLDGVCASVSAISAIGLFIVATSRYDKVLLLSLVGALFGYLLYNFPPARIFMGDAGSYLIGGVLSVGLLSSIRNGSSNLPYVVSAFIFLSLFFFDLGAGVLRRVLNGRSPFSGDRGHFYDKIQSKTENKRYTLFVVVFIQFALFTIGMIAKQNAMLSLLAVLMLLVMYYFISKWLKILKY
- a CDS encoding O-antigen ligase family protein, with amino-acid sequence MEVLSFFEELVLYVTIPLVALFAHREYTYEFSTPKYAILTVATLLIGVYLLFRLVQTKRVKFFASRVHFIWLAFSIVALISTINTWRDNPYFFRQAFDIGLYLFLNMLLSFYFSTILDDKQKIARFLFVFVLTGLFIAINAILNFYMGYDIMLGQVGEPFQRASIKANVGNVIFVSNYLNMLLPIALYFVISLDLGVMNVRKFSGILFMKLLSLLSAILYLDVIIFSQTRSEYLALVLEVILLILAYFFFIRKREDKAEAELRKSAPSLLRKLKSLRRISIAIFILMSIILIVLYNVPSPFNNFGAFTMTDRFSAMASVSSRDERYLSWFSTIYIWKNHKLLGQGIGTYQLYGLYGIGDLTADKPIYSYGWNNFKRAHNDYFQVLSETGIIGLALIVVMLILLVIYVVKNIQKLQERDDTTLFSMLVLSGIVFAFQSFFSFPGHLLPNALMATFVLSAGLGKYFNKVDGKEYEIKGAKAVVLGLVLISSVAGSTYLRWNHFISEVYFRKGNVAFQTLAELRNQLSQIDNYLNQLDQIESDLNNFSGQFQIYSPENWHKYKQSQAGKLGGLYNKAQAESERLQNIQNIRNQIEQNRRVLTAQKEAIPQELTKYYEQAKAYFLKSVRLNHTYGKSYFYLAALASDPIRISMLKEALKKDPEAVLSQNYDEFQNILPNKFKYAYFKDLAVYIKNNPSFIDKIDMATAQAIVDSACLYEYSLLTFTERNTFKTLAVRYNSLHLIARTLTDNIENEELNKKTLALESLFFNKFDTWVRKILYIMPGGWNRFPDWKNLDIELATTGGQDIYRYFAGLTVQALDPINLESRNLLVDLAKLEAKTCKYMEAKGVWGVPDGVLDYLHALAREYQTVSEYQESVVTYSQLLEWYKESYDLVSKKVNDRDYWEKNFDTFVEDMKKRLDTVLEKDEKGYVSNSLTPMFEDRLRRLYNTMMNTDFKKIEKEYIEELVKYPPTFWMRIGKSGVWKTNAYNSMKDFENQIQALNFSDNAKKELTSILTAVIDSNLMKLYERYARFKAHYELIKEEFLRTAENLISLYQQITEEEILKDWKEPLFAMPEFDNKTKVLEFLEKLVAEYK
- a CDS encoding prolyl oligopeptidase family serine peptidase, whose product is MSDKINYLEKFKPFVYKDEFIEMPYRLFIPESQNPGEKYSLVVFLHGSGERGRDNEKQITANEGATVWASPKVQEKHPCFVLAPQCPENGYWGTSFRTSDELEPNSLLSTVLLLINQIVDEYPTDEDRMYITGLSMGGFGTVGLLTLCPERFAAAVVVCGGGNVAKVQKISHIPIWFFHAEDDDVVPVKFSRDLVEALKKLNAPVRYTEYPKGYMESIGSFPHASWIPAYKDTEMIEWLFSQRKVQK
- a CDS encoding PIG-L deacetylase family protein, translating into MITTLHSYLFIGAHPDDIEIWAGGLILRILRENPTAQVHCVVLTDGSAGYATAQERYEEAMNAAKMMKVSSYEFLNLKDGSLHFNNELPNIIANLIRKYKPDLLITHPRKDRHPDHAAAGTATDKALFLAMVVPEFLDYEPHLCKNVLRFMSDPFNSPKSKLYVDISEVYEQKKSVISNFKTQLGVLEPYLQLNELYGRLINCAAAEIFEPEVLVF